tgcATTCATCAGGAGCAAATACAGATGCCATTAGTTAATAACTGCTTTCCACCGGCATGCGGGTCCTAATAAATTTGTACCATTCTCTCTCTGACTATAAATGGTACCTGCAGAAGTCTTCTTGTGCCATGAAACATTTTCTTGATAACAATAGATCCTATTGGCGGTAAAGTAAATATCCCCTGCCTCAGGTAGGGAGAGATGAGGGGTGAGGTAAAATTTGAATGTTCCTGATTTCTGTACTATACATCAAGGTTAAAAATGATCTTGTTggattttgtttacttataggTAGATTTCATATTCTTGGTCTCTATATTGTACATCAATGTTATAAATGATCTTGTTGGATTTCTTTTACTAATTTGCTTGAGGAACTGTCCTTGAAGCGGACTCAGTGCTTTTGCTTTTCATTTTCTCAATGATATCATATCCTTTTTCTGCATTGGATGTCTAGTTTTTGAGTTTAACATGTTGTTAGCAGTATTTACAATCGAAGTTTCTGACATATATTGATGATGGGTGTAACTGATGTTTGTTTAAAGCAACAAGTTTGTCTGAGCTAAACTTATTAATGTTGAACTGCAACAAGCCACATTGTTAAGAATTTTATTCTTTAGGAATTCTTTTTTATACTGAATAGCTATCGTAAAATTCCACGAATTGCATTCTTGTAAGGTTCGGGATCTACATCTTAAGATAATGAAGAAACTTCAAagcacttgattttttttttctagagGTCTTCAATCCTGACCTAGGCATGAAAATTTAAATCAGCAATTATGCTCAATTTCAACAGGAAGTTACTGCATCTGATCAAAATATTGGGCAAAATACAAAATTGGCGGCTCAGCTGAAACTAATTGCATTCGCTAGCCAAAAAGtgtaaaatatgtatattttatgtatataatacacatatatacaaaaaaaatatacatgtTGGCTATTAGTTTTGGGAGCGGCTAAAAATTTAGATTTCTCTAAAATATTGTCTGTCCCTTCTCAGGTGTAAAGATGTAGCAGCAGTGGACATAAACATGGGATGCCCCAAGTCATTCTCTATTAGTGGAGGCATGGGTGCTGCACTGTTGAGCAAACCAGAGCTCATTCATGATGTATGCATTCGTTCTTGCTCCTTCACCCTAGTAGTAAAATTTCCTTCTAATTCAGCATGGAAGTGCATGTCCTGTTCATGATGTTCCTTTCTTCTGAACTCAGATTTTGACAACATTGAGGAGGAACTTGGATGTACCAGTAACATGCAAGATTAGATTATTAAAATCTCCGCAGGATACAGTGGAATTGGCACGACGAATTGAGAGGACTGGTGTCTCTGCCCTTGCTGTCCATGGAAGGTAGGTGATTTCTCTGCATTTGCTTCTCATTGTTCTTTTTAAACCTAATCTTGTGCTGTGTCATCAACCAACCCTTTGAATATTCAGATTGCCTTCTTTAGGGGGTCAAGTTATTTCATATGGTTATTGGAGTCTTTTTGCCAATATGAGGTGGGGATTGCTGTAGATTCAAACAGTCCACCTTATAAGTGGGGTGGGGACCAATTAGTCTACTTCTTGATTATATTGGAAAGTATTGTCTGTTCATGTTTTTGGTTTCCACACTTCTCTGtcctttcattttttcatttttttgtgtttttaacTGATGTTTAAATTTGATTCTGGACATGCCAATTCATGAATTACTGATCTTCCTTTCATTTGTGGGGGTGGGTTGTTGCGGGTGAGTGGGTAGGTTGATGCACACAATTGCCTTTTCTGTGAATTATGTCTGTGCTGTCATTTTGTGTAGTCAGTGCTAGATTATTATAATACAGAAATTgaacatgctatacttggaaatGATGTCAGAATTGATTTATGAGGGTGCAATTTGACAGTTCTCTAAGCGGCTACTCTGAATATGTCTCTGTTTCCATGGAATATGGCCATCAgtcatttttggttttgtttcGGATAGATAGTCATCACTGATTGCTTGTTTGTGCTTTCTTCTATTTGGGGCTTTTAATTGAGGTCAAGTGATATAGATATTTCCTCATGCTTATCGATTGAACTATAGGAAAGTTCAAGACAGGCCAAGAGATCCTGCAAAGTGGAGTGAGATTGCTGATGTTGCTGCCGCTCTCTCTATTCCAGTTATAGCAAATGGTGATGTTTTTGAATATGAGGATTTTCAACGTATTAGAGATGCAACAGGTGTGCTTATACTTCTCATAAATGTTCTTGTTCTCACATTGTTCTCTGATGAATCCATTTGCACTTTCTGGGTGAAGTTTTCTTTAGATGTCAATAGATCTGAATGTTTTGTCACAACTATTTTGTCACAATATGACAAGAAATTATATGTTTATTAAGATACATATCCGTATATGGGTATATATCTTTGGTTTTCATCAGATGTCCTTAGATTTAAGGAAACAGGATCAAATagcttatatattttttaatatgctTAGACACTTGATGGTTCTTGTGAAAGATGTATACAGACATTTTGTATGCAGGAATTTTCCCGTCAATCAATAAGTTAATTACTTCTACAAAAAATGTAGAAAAAGCTTGAATTCTTGCTTCTGGATACTTCTCTTTCGCTCTAAAGAATTGTGGATGCATTTGACAGTTTTAGGTGTTCAAGATGACAAGATGAAGGATAGATACTATATAAGTATATATGGGTTTTATATGGTCCAACATCAACTGATCGTCACATGGAAGCTTTGGTTCTTCCTTGTCTTCCTTTAGGGACAAACATGTTAATGCACTAAAAAGGAGTTTTAGCACAGCTCTGCAACAGCAATAGCTTCATGCGAAGTTGTTGATGGTTGATTTGCTTGAACTAAGTCTTATAGGTCCTCTAACTGCTTAGCAAATTCATCGTGGATGCTTGCAGCTCAAGCCCATTAACTCTTTTAAGCTATGTTGTTCGGATCCTCCAAAAAAGCAGCTGCACCTGTGTCAGACCCTCCTAAAAATGCATTTCCGGAGGATCCTACACGGGTGTGATGATATTTTTGGAGGTTCCGAGCAATGTAGCTTCTAATTCAAAAAGCTATAATCAGAGATTTTATGCCCCAGAAATACAAAATTAATCTTTGTAAGCATGCTTCCTATTAACACAGCAAATAATGAACAATCTGTGTGTGAAAAGCATTGTTCACATTAACTTGATGATTGTCTTTCTATCTGTTTTTATGAATATTTACATGGTTGTTTACAGTTTGCAACATTTAACAACTTTATTTTATAGGTGCTTCATCTGTGATGGTTGCAAGAGGAGCCATTTGGAATGCTTCTATATTCTCTTCCGAGGGGAAAATACCACGGGAAGATGTCAAAAGAGAGTATGTGAGAAAGGTATTAGGACTGTGAAATCAGATGTGAATCAATCTTTATTACATGTTAAAATTAGAGTCCGAATTAAGTAGCCACTTTGTCCATCCGGCTTATTAGTGAAATAGACTAAAATATATTCAACATTTGTTTGAAATTGAAGATGATGAAGTCATTGGCTTCCTATATGTTTGGTGAAAAGGATTAACTCATTGGCTTCCTATATGTTTTTCACTGCAAATATAAGTAACAGGTCTGGGTGCTTTGGTTGCAGAGTATATTGTGGGATAATGATATCAAAAGCACAAAGCACACCCTGAAGGAAATGATAATGCAGTACTCTTCCCTTGGGCTCCCAGAGGGACAGGCGGTAATTAAATCGGATACCTTGGCTGATCTAGCGTAAGTTTTGCTGTCTGCTGCTCTTACATCCACCCGTAGTTCCATGTGTCTGGAGCAAAATTTAGTTTCTGTTCAGTTAGTTTCCAAATTATGTTCGTGTTCTGATTCCTACTATGGGTAGTTTGGATGTTGTGGTCTGgtatatacataatatatatagaCATCTTCACCCTCTctcctttcctttattttctacGTATTCACATTATTTGATCATTTGAACAGTTGCTCAAAATTTCTGACTCAATAGAAACAAGGATTTAACTTTTGAGAAGGTGACATGGTGACTTTTACAGTTCGTGAGGTTCTTAATCATTCTTTCATCCTTGTACCATTATTCACTTTGAGATTTGTCCAACATTGGGCATGGACGCATGGTTCATAAGTCCACAACATTTACTACTATTTCCCATTGTTACTACTCTTCGCATTTAAGCTGTATATTGATAGAACTAGTCAAGTGACAATGATTGGACTAGTTAGTTCTGAAATATGTTATTCTGGGGCCCTTGTTAGTTGTTATTGTGGTTAGTGCTACTTCGGGCAGGAGGCAAGGAGAACAGAGAGTATTGATACCTTTTTCAACCCTTCTGTAAGTGGTCAAAAATGAGTTTGAGAGGGCGTTTGGAAGATATCATCCCTAGAGGTTTCTTCTGCATGTGAAGCAGTACTTATCCAAGACAATCTTCCCAAAGTAAAAAGAGGAAGATTGTGGTTTAATAGATAGTTCATTTGTGAACGGTATGACTAAATTTGCTAATCGTGTCTTTCTTTGCAAAATGGGGTGGTGAACATCAGTCGAGCATGTTCTTTTTTGTTTGGATAGAATGAGTATCGCTGAGGTCAGTGATGGAATGTTTATTTAGTT
Above is a window of Nicotiana tabacum cultivar K326 chromosome 8, ASM71507v2, whole genome shotgun sequence DNA encoding:
- the LOC107798641 gene encoding uncharacterized protein LOC107798641 isoform X2, with protein sequence MEYRNKLVLAPMVRVGTLPFRLLAAQYGADITYGEEIIDHKIIKCERRVNDVLGTTDIVEKGTDNVVFRTCPVERNRVVFQMGTSDAMRALKAAEIVCKDVAAVDINMGCPKSFSISGGMGAALLSKPELIHDILTTLRRNLDVPVTCKIRLLKSPQDTVELARRIERTGVSALAVHGRKVQDRPRDPAKWSEIADVAAALSIPVIANGDVFEYEDFQRIRDATGASSVMVARGAIWNASIFSSEGKIPREDVKREYVRKSILWDNDIKSTKHTLKEMIMQYSSLGLPEGQAVIKSDTLADLAQLYGEEKYYEYVTESRRSR
- the LOC107798641 gene encoding uncharacterized protein LOC107798641 isoform X1 translates to MGKNGFIREEAEERRKASISHSDTSAAARQLQPHQYTAVVGLSPACQILPLFSSQEKMEYRNKLVLAPMVRVGTLPFRLLAAQYGADITYGEEIIDHKIIKCERRVNDVLGTTDIVEKGTDNVVFRTCPVERNRVVFQMGTSDAMRALKAAEIVCKDVAAVDINMGCPKSFSISGGMGAALLSKPELIHDILTTLRRNLDVPVTCKIRLLKSPQDTVELARRIERTGVSALAVHGRKVQDRPRDPAKWSEIADVAAALSIPVIANGDVFEYEDFQRIRDATGASSVMVARGAIWNASIFSSEGKIPREDVKREYVRKSILWDNDIKSTKHTLKEMIMQYSSLGLPEGQAVIKSDTLADLAQLYGEEKYYEYVTESRRSR